The DNA sequence TATGGAGCCTAACaacattctttctccctaaaaATAATgacaagggagaaagaactttgCCCTTTCAACGTTCCCATGCGCACACATAGCCCCTGTTTTTAGGAGACTATGAAAAGACGGCCCTCCCCCCATGAAAACAGGGGTTGTGTGTGGGGGTGGGGAATGCTAGCTAGACGGACAGAGTTCCTCCTCTCTAATAATTATGAGAAAAGCTTTCTGATCTACTGACTAGTAAGGGAATCCATGGTCTAGAGCGCTAGACTGcgaaaatagaataaaacccaCCCCCTATTTGATGAATCGTCAAAATTGCCCctctatttctgtttttatcTCTAAAATGCCCTTAAATTGAATAGAGAGCGTCTACCAACGAACCCCTTCCCTAATAACAATAAGGGTTAATGTTCTCTATTTAGGAATGTAGTCTATCCTAGCACCTTCTTGTGCCTATTTCTCCCCACTAATATTAAATGACATCAGTACCCCTTGTTggggaaggaaagggaaggaaagagaCTGACCCAAAGAGTGGTAGCATTGAGAATTCTCTCGGACAAAGAAATCAATCCCTAATAATAAATATGCTACCCTATTACTTTTGGGTTCTAATacctttcttttatattttttcctaaGAGAGGGGAAAGAATGTAACAAGAACTCTGTCTGAGAGTGTGGCCTACGACAACACTTTCATGTCTCCTTTTTATGTGAAAAGACACCTCTACCCCTTATTTTGGGagaagaaagatagacacaaGAAGCATTGACATAGGCTACGCTCCCAAACAAATaaccatttcaaaaaaaaaacatatgagaATCTTTTCCTCTCCACAAATTTCTGAGTACAAGGGGACACATAACCCGGAACAACAACCACTCTCTCACTCTTGAAAATAACCAAATAAATCCCCAACAAAGTGGCTATAAGACAAGATAATTATAACCATAAAACTAGAACGTCTGCTCTGTCTTCCCTCATAATACAACAAAGCTCACGTGGAATGATCTGATTTGATAGCAATgtatatttgtttgaaaattcaCAAGCCGAATTGGCCAGCCAGTCTGCTGCTCGGTTATTTTTCTAATATACTAAGGGGACCCAAGTACAAAGGATCACAAAGAGAGGCCACTTTCATCAATTCGCATATCGGTTGGGAGTTTACCATTACGGAGGTGCCATGTTAAAAAACCAAATTTTGGAGGAATCGAAAGCTATTGTTTAGCATTGATTTCCCGCTAACAATGGTttgaaaaatcagatcaaaTTGGTAGAATTTGGGTGAATTGGCTGACCCCAATTCTAATTTGGTAGAATCGGCGACCCCAATTTCGATCATGCCTGATTTTTAAACTCCTATTTTTGAATCGGAGATAAATGTACTTAGATCTTTATTTTTGACTATTTTCCTTCCTTATAATAGTAAAGTAATAGAAAATCAATGGAACTTACCTTTTCTAATAAAACCCACACTACTTAtgaatttttttgcttcttcccAACTCCATTTCTAGAGTTTTGATCAATTTCGACAGATTCCTGATCTATTCTGATCCGATTCGAAGTGGAATTGATGGAGACTGATTCCGTGTCCTATTCTACATTTTTAAACCTTGGATGTAGGATATCCAGCTCTTTCACAAAAGGTTATGCATTATACACAACTAGAACAATGGTTTCCTCAAGGGTTATAGTCTagttgttccaaaaaaaaaaaaaaaggttttctgaACATTCCAAATAGCTGCCACATTAAGTGTCTGTCCTTGCCACCATTTACTCATCAAGGAAGTTCTATGGAATCaatcaatcaagaaaaaaaaaagaaaaaagaacaacccaTTGCATGGGGTTCTCCCTACTGTAGGGTTAGAGATGGGTAAATGTACACAATCGCTTACACCCTGCCTGCTTAgtagaagaggttgtttccaagtttcatgGAATTGATCCTGCATAAAATGTCTAAGGTAGCATTTCCCTTGCTCACTATTCAACGTGATCTTGTTGTGTTCCTATTGCTTAGTTCAAACCATTTCCTTTATAAGTCTAAATCGCTTAGTCTGCACATTTGATTGAACTCTGCCAAACATTGCTACCTTGAGCTACATAGTTAAAAGTAAGATGCTTGAAATGTTCTGTTTTccatccttttccttcttttatttctgatCATCTGTTAGATGTTGCAACCCAGCCATGAAAGGTTAAAGTTTGTGTGCTTCCATGGCATCTGAGGATGCTGGTCCAAGGGTATAGTGGTGATCTAAAGGTTGAAGGCGCCAGTGCAAGTCCCTCTCATTGTTAAAGTTCAGAACATGAGAGGATTTTACTCTATTCAAAGCAAGCTGATGTGGAACCCTGATTCATAATTTTAAGTTGAAATGGGTTTGGATGAGGCTGATAGGTGAATACTGATGTCCTTTTGTTGTGCCCCTGCAACTTACATGAATAGGAATGGAGAAAACAACCAGGACCATGCTTAGGGTGCCAAGTTTGGGTATGTGGAACAAAACCAAGATGGAGATGGGATCAGGCCAAGTTTTTCTCTACCTATCTTTCTTGGGTTCAAGGATCAGGTCAAGTTAGAACTAATCAAAATGAACTGTTAAACATTTGACTTGGTCCTAGTGGTCACTGATGTTCATTTTACATGTTATTTTCAGCCAAAAATTAAGCTCCAGTTCTCTAGTTTCTTTGGCTTTATAAAGTATGATCACCAGCTTCTACATATAATTATGATTCACTGAAACATCTACCAAATTATAAGTGCAATATAACCTCACACTAAAATCAAGCACATTCCATCACTTATTCAACATCTTATTCGACTGCTGTTGAGATCGAAGGAAAGAttgaagtacaagaaaatatacaGGCAATTCTTCATCAAGTTTTGATCAGATGACCAGTAATGATGGAAGACATCAATCTTTCTTTAGGAAACATTGCTATGATCACTTTCTGATACCCTACACATAAGGAATGCATATTCTTTGAGTTTCTGGACCTGCAACCATGTCCTCCCATAGCAGATCTGAGAGGGCAAGTGTCAACTCTCCCACCTTGCCtgccaagaaaaaaagaacacttcCGTCAGAGGAGAATAAATAGTTTTTCTTTGACATAGTGGAAAATTAAACCATTTGAGGACTGATAAAACAGCTTTGAGGAACACTTACCATCTCCTATGTGTTTTCCATCCCACATGATAATTGGTAATATTGGAAGACCACTTCCTACAAACATCATCTCTGCTGCACTTTTGCCTTGTTCCAGGGTTATATCCGCAGTGTTCACACTCTTCAAAAGGCCTTTCTCAACCAATTTGGGTGCCAAAGCAAGAAGCCTCTTTGCAGTGCACCCACTAAGGATCTTATCAAATGAGGGCAACAGAAGCTCCTTATTTTGGTTTATAAAAGCAACATTTACATTTGGTCCCTCTGCAACATAACCCTCATCATCCACCCAGATGGCAGCAAATGCTCCCTTCTCTTCAGCTTCCATTACAGACAAGGCATTTGGGAGGTAGTTCACATTCTTCATGGTAGCAAATTCTGGTGATTTCATTGGTACACTGGATGTTATCACTTTCACCCCTTCTTTGCATTGGGAGTAGTTATCCTCAATGACTACTGCATAGAATGCAGATGTTGGGCAGCCAGCAGGTGAGAGCAAGAAGTTCCCCGGGCCTGCACTTAGCCAATATCTCAGAGAGCCTTTCTTGCACTGTGACACTGCTGCCAGCTGCAGAAGAATGCTTCTAAGACTTGATTGAGGGAAAGGTGAAGAAATTTTTGCTTTTGATGCTGATCTCAAAAACCGGTCCAGATGGGTGTCCAGCTCATACAAGTATCTGTCAGCATCAACAAATTTAAAAACTGGAATGTTTAATAGGTTCAGGTATCATAGGCCAATCAAAGGTGAACCGAAAGTTTTAGTGGCTTAGGTTCGATTTCAAGGATTAGGGAAAAGCAAAGAAATGAATTTGAAGCAAATCAGTAACTTGATGCAAATCTGGAGAGTTATTTCACATCTAACAATTAATTATTAACcagattttataaaaaaaataaaaagaaaaggaaatttccTTCTGAAATCGAAGGGTCTGAACAAACAGATGTCGTGTATACAAGATCAATCAGACAAAAACAAAGGCCAAAGTTCACAGAGCTAAGAAGGCATTAAAGTGTGCTTGATCCCCATTCTCATCCACCAACAAAGATAAATAAAGATGACAACTGGAATTTAACAAGTATCTTCTGATGGCAATGAAGATGGGGTTTGATGATCCAATTCTGTTACGAGAAAAACAAGTCTGACCACAGAGAAGAGCTGAAGATGTTACAACATACAGTCTGCAGTGTAGTTGGGATTCATATTGATGGACTGGCCAGTGAGCATACAAGCCAA is a window from the Macadamia integrifolia cultivar HAES 741 chromosome 5, SCU_Mint_v3, whole genome shotgun sequence genome containing:
- the LOC122080294 gene encoding D-amino-acid transaminase, chloroplastic-like isoform X2, with translation MYSSIFGGIILDPAMMVIPIDDHMVHRGHGVFDTAMIFNGYLYELDTHLDRFLRSASKAKISSPFPQSSLRSILLQLAAVSQCKKGSLRYWLSAGPGNFLLSPAGCPTSAFYAVVIEDNYSQCKEGVKVITSSVPMKSPEFATMKNVNYLPNALSVMEAEEKGAFAAIWVDDEGYVAEGPNVNVAFINQNKELLLPSFDKILSGCTAKRLLALAPKLVEKGLLKSVNTADITLEQGKSAAEMMFVGSGLPILPIIMWDGKHIGDGKVGELTLALSDLLWEDMVAGPETQRICIPYV
- the LOC122080294 gene encoding D-amino-acid transaminase, chloroplastic-like isoform X1, translated to MENPSSGQQNAASEVDNGSDLVVPVYSSSVELLTKLQEKWNSAKKKPYPAMYSSIFGGIILDPAMMVIPIDDHMVHRGHGVFDTAMIFNGYLYELDTHLDRFLRSASKAKISSPFPQSSLRSILLQLAAVSQCKKGSLRYWLSAGPGNFLLSPAGCPTSAFYAVVIEDNYSQCKEGVKVITSSVPMKSPEFATMKNVNYLPNALSVMEAEEKGAFAAIWVDDEGYVAEGPNVNVAFINQNKELLLPSFDKILSGCTAKRLLALAPKLVEKGLLKSVNTADITLEQGKSAAEMMFVGSGLPILPIIMWDGKHIGDGKVGELTLALSDLLWEDMVAGPETQRICIPYV